Proteins co-encoded in one Macellibacteroides fermentans genomic window:
- a CDS encoding DUF4954 family protein, whose protein sequence is MSKKRNLRPEEIAMLQANACMADNWSSVFVPENFDIKYVSHTRFSGEVTLGAFNKEFILPGGLKKHAGLRHVTLHNCRLGDNCLIENVQNYIANYDIGENCIIQHVNVILVDGVSSFGNGTLVSVLNETGGREVPIYDWLPAPLAYVITLYRHRPQLISRISNLIESYSKEISSSRGSIGNNSRITNTGTIRNVRIGSYATIENCTRLENGSVNSREEEPVYVGDSVIAQDFILSAGVILSDAAKIVRCFVGQACHITHNFSAHDSLLFSNCAFENGEACAIFAGPFTVSMHKSSLLIAGMYSFLNAGSGSNQSNHMYKLGPIHQGIVERGSKTTSDSYILWPARVGAFSLVMGRHYHHCDTSDMPFSYLIEKDDETYLVPGVNLRSVGTIRDAQKWPKRDKRKAGLQLDPINYNLLSPYTISKMRKAVEVLKNLQALVGETSEIYYYQNTRIKGSSLRNGLALYGKAINKFLGNSLIKRLEGIAFSSIEEIWAQLQPTESRGKGEWIDLSGMIAPQEVIENLLRSIEAGEITSLEEISAIILDIQKHYYEMEWTWAYDMIESVYGVNLQTITAKELIALTEIWKESVVSLDELLYADAKKEFSLTSKIGFGVDGSATEKMKDFEGVRGDFENNPFVLAVKDHIVKKEALGNELIERLKVVL, encoded by the coding sequence ATGAGTAAAAAGCGTAACCTGCGGCCGGAAGAAATTGCCATGCTGCAGGCCAATGCATGTATGGCGGACAACTGGAGTTCCGTTTTTGTGCCCGAGAACTTTGACATTAAGTATGTAAGCCACACTCGTTTTTCAGGCGAGGTAACCCTGGGGGCTTTCAACAAAGAATTTATTTTGCCCGGCGGACTTAAAAAGCATGCCGGTCTGCGCCACGTAACCCTGCACAATTGCAGATTAGGCGACAACTGTTTAATTGAAAATGTGCAAAATTACATTGCCAACTATGATATCGGCGAGAATTGTATCATCCAGCATGTCAATGTAATTTTAGTGGATGGAGTCAGCTCCTTTGGCAATGGCACACTGGTGTCGGTGTTGAATGAAACCGGTGGACGTGAAGTCCCGATATATGACTGGCTGCCGGCACCTCTTGCCTATGTGATTACCCTGTATCGTCATCGACCGCAGTTAATCAGCAGAATAAGCAACCTCATCGAATCCTATTCAAAAGAAATTTCCAGCTCACGAGGCTCGATCGGCAACAATTCGCGTATTACAAATACCGGAACCATACGGAATGTACGCATCGGGAGCTATGCAACCATCGAGAATTGCACCCGTCTGGAAAACGGATCCGTAAACAGCCGCGAAGAAGAGCCTGTGTATGTAGGCGACAGTGTAATTGCTCAGGATTTTATCCTTTCGGCAGGTGTAATATTATCCGATGCAGCCAAGATTGTACGTTGTTTTGTTGGACAGGCCTGCCACATCACTCACAATTTCTCGGCTCACGACTCCTTGTTATTCAGCAACTGTGCCTTCGAAAACGGAGAAGCCTGTGCCATCTTTGCTGGTCCCTTTACCGTTTCCATGCACAAAAGCAGCCTGCTGATCGCAGGAATGTATTCTTTTCTCAATGCCGGAAGCGGATCCAACCAAAGCAACCATATGTATAAACTGGGACCAATTCATCAGGGTATTGTAGAAAGAGGCTCCAAAACGACAAGCGACTCTTATATACTTTGGCCGGCCCGTGTAGGGGCATTCTCTCTGGTGATGGGAAGGCATTATCACCACTGCGACACATCCGATATGCCTTTCTCCTATCTTATTGAGAAAGACGATGAAACCTATCTGGTCCCGGGTGTGAACCTGCGTAGTGTGGGAACAATCCGCGATGCACAGAAATGGCCCAAGCGAGACAAGCGCAAGGCTGGTTTGCAGTTAGATCCGATCAATTACAATTTACTTAGTCCCTATACTATCAGTAAAATGCGGAAGGCCGTGGAAGTGCTCAAAAACCTCCAGGCCCTTGTAGGTGAGACTTCCGAGATCTACTACTACCAGAACACCCGCATCAAAGGGTCTTCGTTACGAAACGGACTCGCGCTATACGGAAAGGCAATCAACAAGTTTCTGGGAAACTCGCTTATCAAACGTCTGGAAGGGATTGCCTTCTCCAGCATAGAGGAAATTTGGGCCCAATTACAACCTACCGAATCCAGGGGAAAGGGAGAATGGATCGATCTGTCGGGGATGATTGCCCCTCAGGAAGTAATCGAGAATCTGCTGCGCAGCATCGAAGCGGGCGAAATAACATCGTTAGAAGAAATCTCCGCAATTATTCTCGACATCCAGAAGCATTATTATGAAATGGAGTGGACCTGGGCGTACGATATGATAGAGTCGGTTTACGGAGTCAACCTGCAAACAATCACTGCAAAGGAATTGATTGCACTCACTGAAATATGGAAAGAGTCGGTCGTATCCCTCGACGAGCTATTGTATGCCGATGCAAAGAAAGAGTTTTCACTTACTTCCAAGATCGGATTCGGAGTAGACGGATCGGCAACCGAGAAGATGAAAGACTTTGAAGGCGTACGGGGCGACTTCGAGAACAATCCATTTGTATTGGCTGTAAAAGATCATATCGTAAAAAAAGAGGCCCTCGGAAACGAACTGATTGAAAGACTTAAGGTCGTATTGTAA
- the hflX gene encoding GTPase HflX — translation MKEFIISEAQTEKAVLVGLITPNQNEQKIKEYLDELAFLADTAGVEPVKMFYQRLDYANPVTFVGTGKLQEIKEYVVENEIGVVIFDDELSPKQLRNIEKELQVMILDRTSLILDIFAKRAQTAHAKTQVELAQYKYMLPRLTRLWTHLERQRGGVGMRGPGETQLETDKRIILDKISLLKKELVNIDKTKSIQRKNRGKMVRVALVGYTNVGKSTLMNLLSKSEVFAENKLFATLDTTVRKVIIDNLPFLLSDTVGFIRKLPTELVESFKSTLDEVREADLLVHIVDVSHPQFEEQIEVVNKTLADIDKEEKPMIIVFNKIDAFSFVPKEEDDLTPRTRENVSLDELKNTWMNRLQDNCIFISAKDKTNVDELKTKLYSRVREIHTTRFPYNDFLYQQYDDVDDGSLDE, via the coding sequence ATGAAAGAATTTATCATATCAGAGGCACAAACAGAGAAAGCGGTATTGGTGGGGTTAATTACTCCAAATCAAAACGAACAGAAAATCAAGGAATACCTGGATGAGCTGGCGTTTTTGGCTGATACAGCGGGGGTGGAGCCGGTAAAGATGTTTTACCAGCGACTGGATTATGCCAATCCGGTAACCTTTGTGGGAACAGGTAAGTTGCAGGAAATCAAAGAATATGTGGTTGAAAATGAAATAGGGGTTGTGATATTTGATGACGAGTTATCTCCAAAGCAATTACGAAATATTGAGAAGGAATTGCAGGTGATGATTCTGGATCGCACAAGCCTTATTCTCGATATATTTGCTAAACGGGCACAGACTGCCCATGCCAAGACGCAGGTGGAGCTGGCTCAGTACAAGTATATGTTACCCCGACTTACCCGTCTGTGGACTCACCTCGAGCGTCAACGGGGGGGTGTTGGTATGCGTGGACCGGGAGAGACTCAGCTCGAAACCGACAAACGTATCATCCTCGACAAGATCTCATTGCTTAAAAAGGAGCTGGTAAACATAGACAAGACCAAATCCATCCAACGCAAAAACCGTGGAAAGATGGTTCGTGTGGCCTTGGTTGGTTATACCAATGTGGGTAAATCAACTCTTATGAACCTGTTAAGCAAAAGTGAAGTATTTGCCGAAAACAAGTTGTTTGCAACCCTGGACACCACTGTAAGAAAGGTAATTATCGACAATTTACCGTTTCTTCTGTCCGATACCGTTGGGTTTATCCGTAAACTTCCTACAGAGCTGGTGGAATCATTCAAATCCACACTGGATGAAGTGCGTGAAGCCGATTTGTTGGTACATATAGTCGATGTTTCGCACCCTCAGTTTGAAGAACAGATAGAGGTTGTAAACAAAACGCTTGCCGACATCGACAAAGAGGAGAAACCAATGATTATTGTATTCAATAAGATAGATGCATTCTCGTTTGTTCCGAAAGAGGAAGACGATCTGACCCCGCGTACCCGCGAGAATGTAAGTCTGGACGAATTAAAAAATACATGGATGAACCGTCTGCAAGACAATTGTATTTTTATTTCGGCTAAAGACAAAACCAATGTAGATGAACTAAAAACAAAATTGTATTCGCGCGTAAGAGAAATTCACACCACGCGTTTCCCGTATAATGATTTCCTGTACCAACAATATGATGATGTTGACGATGGAAGTCTGGATGAATAA
- a CDS encoding fumarate hydratase produces MATPPFKYQEPFPMGKDKTEYYLLTKEHVSVSEFEGKEILKVEAEGLTKLANAAFRDASFLLRTEHQEQVAKILSDPEASENDKFVALTFLRNSEVSAKGQLPTCQDTGTAIIMGKKGQQVWTDGCDEEALSLGVYKTYTEENLRYSQNVALDMYKEINTGCNLPAQIDLYSVQGNEYKFLCIAKGGGSANKTYLYQETKALLNPTSLVKFLVEKMKTLGTAACPPYHIAFVIGGTSAEVNLKTVKLASAKYYDNLPTSGNEGGQAFRDIELEKEVLLESQKMGLGAQFGGKYFAHDVRIIRLPRHGASCPVGMGVSCSADRNIKAKINKDGIWIEKMETNPARFIPEELRRAGEGEAVQIDLNQPMADILKELSKYPVSTRLSLNGTIVVGRDIAHAKLKERIDAGLGLPQYVKDHPIYYAGPAKTPTGMASGSFGPTTAGRMDSYVDLFQSQGGSMIMIAKGNRSQQVTDACHKYGGFYLGSIGGPAAILAQESIKKVECLEYPELGMEAIWKIEVENFPAFILVDDKGNDFFKQLKPMCILSK; encoded by the coding sequence ATGGCAACACCTCCTTTTAAGTATCAAGAGCCTTTTCCCATGGGAAAAGACAAAACGGAGTATTATCTGCTTACAAAAGAACATGTTTCTGTAAGTGAATTTGAGGGAAAGGAAATCCTTAAAGTAGAAGCCGAAGGACTTACCAAATTAGCGAACGCAGCTTTTCGTGATGCATCTTTCCTTCTCCGCACTGAACACCAGGAACAGGTCGCTAAGATTTTATCGGATCCTGAAGCCAGCGAGAACGACAAGTTTGTTGCGCTAACTTTCCTTCGCAACTCGGAAGTTTCGGCTAAAGGTCAGCTTCCTACCTGTCAGGATACAGGTACAGCTATCATCATGGGTAAAAAAGGTCAGCAGGTCTGGACCGATGGCTGCGACGAAGAGGCCCTGTCCTTAGGAGTATATAAAACCTACACAGAAGAAAACCTTCGTTATTCGCAGAACGTAGCGCTGGACATGTATAAGGAAATCAACACAGGCTGCAACCTTCCTGCTCAGATCGACCTTTATTCAGTACAGGGTAACGAATACAAATTCCTTTGTATAGCAAAGGGAGGTGGTTCTGCCAACAAAACCTACCTGTATCAGGAAACCAAAGCGTTGTTGAATCCAACATCCCTGGTTAAATTCCTGGTTGAGAAGATGAAGACATTAGGTACAGCTGCCTGCCCTCCATATCACATTGCATTTGTTATCGGAGGTACTTCGGCAGAGGTAAATTTGAAAACAGTTAAATTGGCTTCTGCTAAATATTACGACAACCTCCCTACTTCAGGAAACGAAGGTGGTCAGGCATTCCGCGACATCGAACTTGAAAAAGAGGTTTTGCTTGAGTCTCAGAAGATGGGTCTAGGCGCTCAGTTCGGCGGCAAGTATTTTGCTCACGACGTCCGCATCATCCGTCTGCCCAGACATGGAGCTTCTTGTCCGGTAGGTATGGGTGTTTCTTGTTCGGCCGACCGTAACATTAAGGCTAAAATCAACAAAGACGGTATCTGGATTGAAAAGATGGAAACAAATCCGGCCCGTTTCATTCCGGAAGAATTACGTCGTGCCGGCGAAGGAGAAGCCGTTCAGATCGACTTGAATCAACCGATGGCCGATATTCTGAAAGAACTTAGCAAATATCCTGTTTCGACCCGTTTGTCATTGAACGGTACAATCGTAGTAGGCCGCGATATCGCACATGCTAAACTTAAAGAGAGAATCGATGCCGGTCTGGGATTGCCTCAGTATGTCAAAGATCACCCCATCTATTATGCTGGTCCGGCTAAAACACCTACCGGTATGGCATCTGGCTCCTTCGGCCCCACAACTGCCGGCCGTATGGACTCTTATGTAGACCTGTTCCAGTCGCAGGGTGGCAGCATGATCATGATTGCCAAAGGTAACCGCAGTCAGCAGGTAACCGATGCTTGTCACAAGTACGGAGGATTCTATCTGGGAAGCATCGGCGGACCGGCAGCTATCCTTGCTCAGGAAAGCATCAAGAAGGTTGAATGCCTTGAATATCCGGAACTAGGTATGGAAGCCATCTGGAAAATTGAAGTAGAAAACTTCCCCGCATTCATTCTTGTGGATGATAAAGGAAACGACTTCTTCAAACAATTGAAACCGATGTGCATCCTAAGTAAATAA